From Paenibacillus segetis, one genomic window encodes:
- the lgt gene encoding prolipoprotein diacylglyceryl transferase, translating to MGTLLLNPIVFSIGSLSVRWYGLILGVGALVGLLLAIREGKRFGIPQEFFMDVLLIGAPSAIVAARIYYVAFMWDEYKNDLWKVFKIWEGGIAIYGALIGAIISAVILVRRRGYNFWRIADICAPGLIVGQMIGRWGNFINQEAYGGPTTESFLRDTLHLPSFIVNQMNVEGTFHHPTFLYESLWSLGVLIVLFILRRRKSLRAGELFFSYFILYSIGRFFIEAVRTDSLAFQGPDWLASFINGLWTPMTWLGFEQGALDPAYGNIRISQLLPIFIIIIAIVSMILRRKMIPNLPRYSDPIISTKASYMDSLPGEVTQEKAAASAKDTSPEHPDKTE from the coding sequence ATGGGAACTTTGTTGTTGAATCCGATTGTTTTCTCAATTGGTAGTTTGAGCGTACGTTGGTACGGCTTGATTTTGGGAGTCGGCGCGTTAGTTGGTTTGCTGCTTGCTATTCGGGAAGGCAAACGGTTCGGTATTCCTCAGGAATTCTTCATGGATGTACTGTTGATTGGTGCCCCATCGGCGATTGTGGCGGCGAGAATTTATTATGTCGCTTTTATGTGGGACGAATATAAGAACGATTTGTGGAAGGTATTTAAAATTTGGGAAGGTGGCATCGCTATTTATGGCGCACTAATTGGTGCGATCATAAGTGCGGTCATCTTAGTTCGTCGCCGGGGTTATAATTTCTGGCGTATTGCAGATATTTGTGCACCGGGTCTAATTGTTGGTCAAATGATTGGACGTTGGGGTAACTTTATTAATCAGGAAGCTTATGGTGGTCCGACAACAGAGAGTTTCCTAAGGGATACGCTGCATCTGCCTTCATTTATCGTCAACCAAATGAATGTAGAGGGTACATTCCATCATCCAACATTCCTGTATGAGTCTTTATGGAGTCTAGGAGTTCTTATTGTTCTGTTTATTTTAAGAAGAAGGAAATCTTTGCGTGCAGGAGAACTATTCTTCTCCTATTTTATTCTTTACTCTATCGGGCGCTTCTTTATCGAGGCTGTACGTACAGATAGCTTGGCGTTTCAGGGACCGGATTGGCTTGCTTCGTTCATTAATGGTTTATGGACTCCGATGACTTGGCTTGGATTTGAGCAAGGGGCACTGGATCCAGCATACGGTAATATTAGAATATCTCAGTTACTACCGATTTTCATCATAATTATTGCTATTGTTAGTATGATACTTCGGCGTAAAATGATTCCGAATCTTCCTCGTTATAGTGATCCGATTATTTCGACGAAAGCTAGTTACATGGACAGTCTACCAGGCGAGGTTACGCAGGAGAAAGCCGCTGCATCAGCAAAAGACACGAGTCCAGAGCATCCAGATAAGACAGAATAA